The window ACCCCTCCTCCGCTTTAGAGGGAATTTGGGGCAGCAGGAGACTTATTCAAACAAGCTTGTGATGGAGTCAAACACAGACTTCAGAATAGTCATTTTTCTCAACAAAGGAGGGGACAGCAAACAGCAACTGTTACCATATGATCACACTTTTAGTATAGATGCCATCAGCAGCAAAACCTGCTATTAGAAAGGGCTGGGACATCTACCTAACAAAACCAGAAGAAAGCCAACAAAAATACAGGAAAGCAAAATACACTACCATTTAAACACCATTGACATTCTGTCAGAGCTTCAGTTGGAATAAGAAAGAGTCAATCTTACATTCTGGATCAGCAGTTAACTGACAGAATGGTATGCAGTAAAACTTGTTCTGGCTTTGGGTACTGTAGGGTTGGGAAGGATAATCTTTGGCAtttgatatatatatattatcACTGACCAGGGGCAGTGATTGGCCAGTTTGGAGTTGAGGTTGAAGGAGAGATACAAAGCTGATTTAGTTGCAAGAGTTTTGGAATTTGCCATTATCcatcaacttttttttttcaaacacttCCAGGTAAACATTAAGAATGTTCCATTAATGCACAGCTAGGTGAAGGTAGCAAGTTCAAAGCTATTCCGACAAGCCAGGAACAACTCCACTAAAGCTGTGTCCATCCTTCAAAAGATATGTGCAAGTTGTGTTCTCCATGAGCAGATTGAGCTCAAATCTGTCAGAAGTCTAGAAGCCCAAGTTGTAACCCAACTGTGTGAAGGGCAAAGCAAGAACCCATGCCAATGAAGTCTGGAACAGTTTGTCAGTCAGGACAGCCAATAGAAGGATCACATCATTTAGAACCTGTCATGATAGATGTCTGGTAGATACTATTCTTGGAAGaactagagtaaaaaatgaggtctgcagatgctggagatcacagctgcaaatgtgttgctggtcaaagcacagcaggccaagcagcatctcaggaatagagaattcgatgtttcgagcataagcccttggcttattcctgatgaagggcttatgctcgaaacgtcgaattctctattcctgagatgctgcctggcctgctgtgctttgaccagcaacacatttgcagcttggaAGAACTAGACTTTAGCAAAACACAAACCTTCATCAACTCACGACAGTAGCAAGGAATTATGGCCTTGTTTTGAACAGTACAAACTGTCAAATTAATTTCAGCCAAATCAATTTAATTGGTTGAATCTACTGAGCTGGGAATAGACCTCATCCTGCCAAAAGATGCCAACGTCACAAGGTAGAAATGACTTACAAAGGtttctttaacttttttttcccatATGTTCTGATATTTGCCACCAATCAGAGTTATCCACAGAGACACGTGGCAGAAAGATTATTTTAACCTCGTCTTCAATGTTGTATCATGATATTATAGCAGTGTACTGTTATAAATATTTAGTGTTGTAAATAAACGTCAGATATCTGACTCAACAAGAATAGGGGACTCTCTATGGTTTATGTGAGATGGACAGCCACAGAGTAAACCAGGAACAGCATCTATTCCCACAGAGCCAGTCACCACAATCATTCATCAAAGTCTCTGGTGTTCATTCAGCGACCACGTGATGTCCGTTAGTTTGGATAAGGTCCATTGCGATATTCCCTGTATCTCAGATCCATTTTGACAAGGACGTGTGTCAATCTCCgacacattttctgtttttgcggGTTAGCCGTGCCCATTGGTGTCCCAGGAGGGTGTACCTAGCTGGTGATTGGTGGATCCTGCTGCCAATCACaggctcccccccacccccatctgacCCAACTAATCCAGAGTTTAATCCAGGGGAACACATCTCATCACCTAATCCAGGACTGAACCAcacaaagtcatacagcacggaaacagatgcttcagtccaactcatccatgccaacaaggTATCTCAAATGGaatgagtcccatttgcctgcatttggcccataaccctaaTCATGGACCATATCATATATTAATGAGGTAATCTGGACCCTATTTTTTGTTAATTTTAAGTGTAAGTGTAAGGCATTGAATTTTAGATGCAATTAAAATGACCGCATTTAAGTAAAACACACTTGATTTTTACATGACAATTAAAATATAGACAAAATAAGCAAAGGCAAGTTCAGTAAAATAGGTTGCCTCATACACAATTTTAGCAGCAGAAAGAGAACCGTAGCTTTTAACTCTAACAGAAAGAGGAAAAACGGGTTTCCACCTTCACCTTCAAGACCACAGCAACCGCTGAAAACTAAATCTAAAAATTCTGATTCTGTGAGTGCTTGACCTGACtcgttcaggctgcttctattgttccaacatcAAAAAAAAGCTGCTTATTTTAATGGTTCTGGTAGACTGCTTGacacctctgtctcagcctttcttcactTAAAAAAATGATCAAAATACACCTTTTAAAGCCACAGTATTGTAAACGTTTCATATTCATGcacctctccaaatgtcttttaaatgctgtaattatacccacctctaccacttcctctggcagctcattccatgcatgcagcatctctgtgtgaaaaaaatgccccttaggtcccttttaaatcttctatcATGAAACTAGTTGGGAACACTTGGGATATTAGAGAAACAGCAAAGGCAAAAAGAACCAGATTGTATCAGGTGCTGAAAAAGTGCTTCACTAAAGTTATCATTTTTAAATCAATCAATTCTTGTCCCACTATAGATATTATTGAGCAGCCAGTTCTAGAAACTTTAAAACTCGAACACATTTTCTAATCTTATAGACATAGATATTCCCACTACACCACATATCCAACTCCAAACAGTTACTTAGTTTACAGTGTGTTGAGGATTTATCACTCCAAAAGCAATTGCATCAGCAAGACTAACTTCCCAAACCTCTCTGTATTCCAATCTCTGATTGGCGCTGGTTCTCTTCACCGGCCCCATAGCCCCATCTCCCTTGTCATTGGTGCCTGGATTGAAAGTTGATTCCCAATTGGCTATCAGTGAATGTCAATCATAATTGGTGATGTCATTCTCTGGTTGGGTGAAGGGTGACCCAGAAGGATAAATGCAAGAGCTTGTGGGTGAGAGGCTCAGTTCTAGAGTTGTCTGGGTGATAGTGAGCAGGAATAGTGAAGATGGTCTCCCAAGTGTGTCAGAACTACCACAAAGACTGTGAGGATGCTGTTAACAAGCAGATCAACCTGGAGCtctattcctcctatatttacctctcTATGGTGAGTTTAGTGTTCCTGAGAATTGATTTTGAAAAAGTTAGCACTTTGTGAGTTTAATGATGTGGCCTGAAATTAGATTGGTTTTCTATCCTGGGAATAGGTGGCTTTCCAATGGAGTGTTAGTTCCAGTGCTGCTTAACTGTTGAGTGAGTGATATGTTGTAACAGctgactggaggtttcaaatgtTCATGTTCCATATCCTTCGGAGGATTTGTTGTTGTCATCAATGAACTAGTTGACTAGGAGATCTCAAACCAGCTGGGCAGGAGGTCTTGTGATGTAGTGATTGTGCTTGTTCCTCAGGAGTAGAAGGTCTTGGTTGAAATATCACACTCTGCCAGGATGTGTGGTTGCTTAAAATAGCAAGGGCTGTTAAGGTGTGTTAATATCTATACATGATCCTGCTGGCTCAAGGGTATAAAGCTTATCTGCTCTGGAGATGTGTTAACATTTCTGAATGGCTGGCTGGATTTAAGTACCTCTGAACCAACTAAAGTATCTTCAGCTGATGAAGCCCAATCTGGTTGTCTGAATTTTTTGCTTCTGACAATGTTGGTGTTGTGTAATGACTTGGAGACTAACTTAGTTCATTATCAGCTTTTCTGCCTTGGAATTTGTAAAATAGCAAGACCCTCAGTTGACTCTCGTGGTTTGTAACCAGACTATTTGAATAGCAATTCCCAGATAGTCTAGTCTCAAGACTTGGTTTACCTAACAGTATAGGTAACTTTAGCAGAGTAATAACTAGTATTTTAAATTAATCTATCACAAACCCAGAAACCTTTTTTGATTATAGACCTAATTACCAGTTTACAAtaaaaaacaaattacaaaactgaCCAGATTACTTGTTTTTATGTCCTATAGGCATAAATAGTTTCTTGTTTATCTTCCACTCACTTGAAAGCAGTAATACTTGTAACTTTGGTTGCTCTATACTGAGTGTCCCAAACACTCCTCATGGGAGGTTAGATGGAGTTTTCAAATCTTTGCTGCAACCTTTCTTTTTCTAGGAAACTTTCTATCAAACCAATTCTGACTCTGGCCCCTCCTTGACAGACTCCTCTCCATGAGATCCTAGTTGCCAAGGTGAGCATTTGACCATGGGTCTtcccagacttgctggaaccaatttcTAGGTACTAGTGTCATTGTTTACAACAGGTAAAAGTGAACTAATGTGATCACCAAGTACATGTCTGCAGAACTTTGAGCAGAACCACCCATCCCTAAACTTTCAAGTCTGACTTCCTGAATAAACTTGTCTGATCTGTTTACCTTCTCAAATTGTTGCCTGACAGAGACTAAAAAGTAACCTCCTGGTTCATAACCCTTTTCTTAAAATTCCAGGAAGAAAAGTCAGGGTTCTAACGAGTCACTTGTAACTTCTCCCTGCAGGTGAAGGATTGATCTGttgctgttcactacaatatCAATATTTAGGGCTGCACTGCAGAGAACCTGGAACTAAAATGGTGGAACCTACCTTCTGAAAATAATGCTCAAATAGATAGGAGCATGTGGCTTAAGGATGTGCTAAGACTCTGATTTCTAACTTTATTTCTGATGTGGAATTTTAAGTTGACTGACTTGCTGGCTGAACCTAACAATTGGTGCTGTTCCCTGTTCAAGCAACAAGTATATTTGTGATTCTGGAAAAGGCTCTACTGCATTGAATCTTTTAACTATCTTGAGATTTGAAATAATGAATCCTGTTTTGTCCCTTACCCCAGTCGTCTTACTTTGACCGGGATGATGTTGCCCTGCGTCACTTTGCTGAGTTCTTCAAGGAGCAGTCCCATGAGGAACGGGAACACGCTGAGAAACTGATGGAATTCCAGAATAAACGTGGAGGCAGgatcctcctgcaggatgtcaaGGTTGGGTTTAGTTATACCTCTAACCAGCTTCACTGGATCTTGTGGCAACAAATGTTTTGAAACCATTGATTCCATTGGTTCAATGCTGTAACTATTGACATTCTAGTTCATAGAAGCATCtgtctcttccctccctccaGAAGCCAGAGCAGGATGAGTGGGGCAATGGTCTGGAGGCAATGCAGAAAGCTCTGCAGATGGAGAAGGATGTGAACCAGAGTCTGCTGGATCTGCACAAACTCTCCTCTGGCCACATGGACCCTCATGTGAGTTCTTCTGATTTCAATAACATTTTGGAAAACTGGCTCAAAAAATCTAATGAAGCTGTCGAACAAGAGGGTGGGGTCAAGAATATGGGTTCACATATTAGGAACCACATGAAGTTGCAATGAATGTAGAAACTTGACATGATGTCACCAACTAACTTCAAATGGAGTGCACAAGTTCCTCAATACcctgttttattttctcttccagctgtgtgacttcctggagaggcactacttggatgagcaagtgaagatgatcaagaagctgggagatcacatcaccaacctgaagagactgggagcccctgagaatggcctgggagagtacctgtttgacaggctcAGCCTGGGGGAGAGTGACTGAACTGATGGCAGGGAGAAAAGTTTGGTTTTCTGTATGTGATCTGGAGTGAAGCACTTGCTGTGGAAGCAGTTAATTGTTCTGGGTTTGATCATGAAATTTTCCAACTGTAAATAAACTCCTGTTGGATTGAGTTAGTCTGTGCTGTGAAATGCCTGTCATTAGCAATCTCGATCACTAGTTATATCTGGTCCCATACTTCCCCTGGCAGCGAATTGTCTTATGCCTATATCACATGATATGTACACTGACCTAGGCTTATGAAGTAAATTTTTCTTCAGTATAATGCAAGACAGGCATTCTGACAACTGAACACTTAGCTACCAAGAGCTTTTCCTTCAAGGGAAAGACTAAATGTAGTCCTGGGTGGACATACCAGTGGCATTGTTCTCTAATAGCTTTCCTACATGTCCAGCTCTCACCAATCAAACATCAGCTGGTGTGGTTCTTCAAATTCAAAACTAGCTTCTCCACTCCCTGCATCACTAAATGAGAGCAAGCCTTCTCAGGAATCTTCTGCTGCCATCacaatattagaacatagaaccatacaggccatttggccctcaatGTCATGCTAGCCTTTCATTCTACTAACTGTGTCTATCCAAGACTCAATTAAATGTCCCTATTATCTCagactctactatcactgctagcagtgcattccatacacctaccaccctgtAAAGAACACACatctttttccccccccccacccccaaacctccTTCCAAACACCTTTTAATGTTATCCATCCTGcaatagccatttccaccctggggggAGAAATATCAGTGCCTCTaaatcttgtacgtctctataaAGTCATTTGTCATCCTTTTTCACTCGTGAGGGAAGCTAGGGCTTCCCTCActgcctccagtccaggcaggatcttggtaaatctccactacaccctctccaaagcttttaCAGCTTTCtgataatgaggtgaccagaactgaacacaatattccaagtatggcctaaccagtgttcgatagagttgcagcataacctcacggttcTTAAATTCAATCCTCTGTTCATGAAAGCCAATCTACCACATGCTGCCTTAACCCTATTGATTTGGGTTGAAAATTTGAGGGATCTTTGGACGTGAACCTGatgatccctctgtccctccacgttgccaagaatcctgcatttaaccctgtattctgcattcaatcttgaccttccaaagtgaatcacttcacacttagtaGATTGAATAAAACTCTGATGACAATAGATTAAactaaattccctacagtgtggaaacaggtcctttggcccaacttgtccacaccaaccttccaaagagtaacctagaCCTATTCCCCcagtttactcctgactaatgcacataacttcatgggtaatttagcataaccaattcacctacctgcacatctttgaactatgggaggaagccaCCACAGACACTgagggaatatgcaaactccacacaggaatcgaacccaggtgtctggtgctgtgcggcagcagtgctaaccactgagccattgggcCACCCCATCTTATCAAAAGGACGGAAGAAGCTTATgtttgaggaggcaaagatcagaCAGGGTTTCAGTGGGCTACAAGGATGCCAGGAAAGAGCTGAAGGAAGACTTGGAAGAGCTAGGAGGGGCAATAagaaagctttagtgggtaagATTAAGAAAAagccctaaggcattctacacttgaggaacaagaggatggccagtgTGAGGGTAAGGCTGATCagatagcagagggaacttgcaCTTAGAGTCAGTGGAAGTAGGGGATgtacttaatgaatactttgtttcagtatttaAAGCTGAGTGGGAATTTGATGTTGCAGAGGACAGCGTGAAACGGACTGATATGTGAAAGcggatgtgctgaaaagtttggaaaacataaggatagataagccCCCTGCACAAaacaggatatacccaaggtgcTAGAGGAAGTGAGGAAAGAGAGTAATGCACCCTTGGTGATGAGCTTTGGGTCCCCACTGTCCAGTGGAGTTGTACCAGAtcattggagggtggcaaatgttattcccttgttcaagaaagggaatagggataatcctgagaattacagaccagtcagtcttacgtctctggtgggcaaattattggagaggattctgagagacaggatttatgattacttggagaaccatagtttgattagagatagtattAAACTCTGTCTGGCTTTTCTTTTTGAATGCAAAGATAAAGGCTTATCCACACACAATCATTAAACTGTGCCTAAAGGGTTG of the Hemiscyllium ocellatum isolate sHemOce1 chromosome 33, sHemOce1.pat.X.cur, whole genome shotgun sequence genome contains:
- the LOC132831190 gene encoding ferritin heavy chain A-like translates to MVSQVCQNYHKDCEDAVNKQINLELYSSYIYLSMSSYFDRDDVALRHFAEFFKEQSHEEREHAEKLMEFQNKRGGRILLQDVKKPEQDEWGNGLEAMQKALQMEKDVNQSLLDLHKLSSGHMDPHLCDFLERHYLDEQVKMIKKLGDHITNLKRLGAPENGLGEYLFDRLSLGESD